The following coding sequences are from one Novosphingobium sp. KACC 22771 window:
- a CDS encoding rhodanese, whose protein sequence is MLGAIAGIFLAAAQPGLFDADGYRAASYRAPVDRDPWPAAHIALAAARDLRPGRDALFIDALPLGRNAGQWVQTETHETIAGAIWRPEVGRPGVDPALWAGLRGTIAAWRRGHPGGPVVLFCRTDCWMGWNAARRLAREGVGDVYWLAEGVEGWRDTGGELRPATPQPQK, encoded by the coding sequence ATGCTGGGGGCAATTGCGGGCATCTTTCTGGCGGCGGCCCAGCCGGGCCTGTTCGACGCCGATGGCTATCGCGCGGCCTCCTATCGCGCGCCGGTTGATCGTGATCCTTGGCCTGCCGCGCATATTGCTTTGGCCGCGGCGCGGGATTTGCGACCGGGGCGCGATGCCCTGTTCATCGACGCGCTGCCGCTGGGCCGCAACGCCGGGCAATGGGTTCAGACCGAAACGCACGAGACGATCGCGGGCGCAATCTGGCGGCCGGAGGTCGGGCGGCCCGGCGTCGATCCCGCGCTGTGGGCCGGATTGCGCGGGACGATTGCGGCATGGCGGCGCGGCCATCCGGGCGGGCCGGTGGTGCTGTTTTGCCGGACGGATTGCTGGATGGGGTGGAACGCGGCCCGGCGTCTGGCGCGCGAAGGCGTCGGCGATGTCTATTGGCTGGCCGAGGGCGTCGAGGGTTGGCGCGATACCGGGGGCGAGCTGAGGCCTGCCACGCCGCAGCCGCAGAAATGA
- a CDS encoding TspO/MBR family protein: MTEIASSGQLRAGLLRWILVLVPGINLLGFLSASVSLSGPSNPWFAALVKPAIYPPPLAFPLVWTTLYILMGVALAIVVSARSAPGRGAAIALFAAHLVLNLAWSPVFFGLHRMALALGIIIAMAVSLMAVIALFWRVRPVAAGLMLPYLAWVLFASMLNWQFIQLNPEADGAEAPAAVHIQL; the protein is encoded by the coding sequence ATGACGGAAATTGCCTCCTCGGGTCAATTGCGGGCGGGACTGCTGCGCTGGATTTTGGTGCTGGTTCCCGGCATCAACCTGCTCGGCTTCCTGTCGGCCAGTGTGTCGCTCTCGGGGCCGAGCAATCCCTGGTTCGCGGCGCTGGTCAAGCCGGCGATCTATCCGCCGCCGCTGGCCTTTCCGCTGGTGTGGACCACGCTCTATATTTTGATGGGTGTGGCGCTGGCCATTGTGGTTTCGGCGCGTTCGGCGCCGGGGCGCGGGGCGGCGATCGCGCTGTTTGCCGCGCATCTCGTGCTTAATCTGGCCTGGTCGCCGGTGTTCTTCGGGCTGCACCGCATGGCGCTGGCGCTGGGCATCATTATCGCGATGGCGGTTTCGCTGATGGCGGTCATCGCGCTGTTCTGGCGGGTGCGGCCGGTCGCGGCGGGGCTGATGTTGCCTTATCTGGCCTGGGTGCTGTTTGCCAGCATGTTGAACTGGCAGTTCATCCAGTTGAACCCCGAGGCCGATGGCGCAGAAGCGCCCGCGGCGGTGCATATCCAGCTCTAG
- a CDS encoding transposase, translating to MDDTRFASALDTDTEAALRPARRVEVLTEMAGRRRIWTLEEKLALVAEMERCGNIAALSRERGVSTSLLYTWRRELRYAAEASQLPPRQEPMFVPVVAKASPSVPGDGMVEVEIGGTLVRIGPSVRIDLAAAILQVLRAAP from the coding sequence ATGGATGACACGAGGTTTGCGAGCGCACTGGACACCGACACTGAAGCGGCTCTGAGGCCGGCTCGGCGGGTTGAAGTTCTGACCGAGATGGCCGGACGGCGGCGCATCTGGACGCTGGAAGAGAAGTTGGCGCTGGTGGCCGAGATGGAGCGCTGCGGTAATATCGCGGCGCTGTCTCGGGAGCGCGGCGTCAGCACATCCTTGCTCTACACGTGGCGGCGTGAATTGCGTTATGCGGCTGAGGCCAGCCAACTGCCTCCACGCCAGGAGCCCATGTTTGTGCCGGTGGTGGCCAAGGCCTCGCCATCTGTGCCCGGCGATGGGATGGTGGAGGTGGAGATCGGCGGGACCTTGGTACGGATCGGACCATCGGTGCGGATCGATCTTGCGGCGGCCATCCTTCAGGTGCTGCGTGCTGCACCATGA
- a CDS encoding quinoprotein dehydrogenase-associated SoxYZ-like carrier: MWTYHAARLFKGAPVVFDPRVRLQVPMIAENQHQFPVTVDARTVPGASRIIIFADLNPLTQAVDFRLPHAAPFLSLRIKLDQRTPVRAAVMGADGAWHVSGVWVDAAGGGCSAPPVSRAKGDWALHLGEMRGSAWKEADDLRLRVSIRHPMDTGLVENIPSFHIETIHLRDAAGVELGSMTVEGSVSEDPAFTFLLRPTREGPIKLQARDSEGREYQGVIGPQSRPRG; the protein is encoded by the coding sequence ATGTGGACCTATCATGCGGCCCGCCTGTTCAAGGGGGCGCCCGTGGTGTTCGACCCGCGGGTGCGGCTGCAGGTGCCGATGATCGCCGAAAACCAGCATCAGTTCCCCGTCACCGTGGACGCGCGCACTGTTCCCGGCGCATCACGGATCATCATCTTTGCCGATCTAAACCCCTTGACCCAGGCGGTCGATTTCCGCCTTCCCCACGCCGCGCCCTTCCTCTCGCTGCGCATCAAGCTGGACCAGCGCACCCCGGTGCGCGCGGCGGTGATGGGGGCCGATGGGGCGTGGCATGTGTCGGGCGTCTGGGTCGATGCGGCGGGGGGCGGCTGCTCGGCCCCGCCCGTCAGCCGGGCCAAGGGCGACTGGGCGCTGCATCTGGGCGAAATGCGGGGGAGCGCGTGGAAAGAGGCCGACGATCTGCGCCTGCGCGTATCGATACGCCATCCGATGGACACCGGCCTTGTGGAAAATATTCCCAGCTTTCATATCGAAACCATCCACCTGCGCGATGCCGCCGGGGTAGAACTGGGCAGCATGACGGTCGAGGGCTCGGTCAGCGAGGATCCCGCCTTCACGTTCCTTTTGCGCCCCACCCGCGAAGGCCCGATCAAGCTGCAGGCACGCGACAGCGAGGGGCGCGAGTATCAGGGCGTGATCGGCCCGCAGAGCCGCCCGCGTGGTTGA
- a CDS encoding quinoprotein relay system zinc metallohydrolase 1, translating into MIGAMLAAPLAAHAAQRYKLKPDLVAPGVWVVRGADEAIAFANGGAIANCTILAAKGGAILCDCGPSLAYGQALAELAQKLSGGPVLRVLITHLHPDHAMGAAAFDPAIIAALPETRQELERDGRGFSDGMYRLLADWMTGTNVVLPGMDVVPGPLEIGGRALEAIALSGHSGGDLAIMDRASGTLIAGDLVFHNRAPATPDADLAAWRRSLDTLDRREFAQLIPGHGPVDATHGAIAQTRDWLTWLEGALADAVARGLDMGEAGDIAIPERFSGVAIARYELQRSVSHFYARLESSELPRIDN; encoded by the coding sequence ATGATCGGCGCGATGCTGGCCGCGCCTTTGGCCGCGCACGCGGCGCAGCGCTATAAGCTCAAACCCGATCTGGTCGCCCCCGGCGTCTGGGTGGTGCGCGGTGCGGATGAGGCGATTGCCTTTGCCAATGGCGGGGCGATTGCCAATTGCACGATATTGGCGGCAAAGGGCGGCGCGATCCTGTGCGATTGCGGGCCGTCGCTGGCCTATGGTCAGGCTTTGGCCGAATTGGCGCAGAAACTGAGCGGGGGGCCGGTGTTGCGGGTACTGATCACGCATCTGCACCCCGATCACGCGATGGGGGCTGCTGCGTTTGATCCGGCGATCATCGCCGCCCTGCCCGAAACGCGCCAGGAATTGGAGCGCGACGGGCGCGGCTTTTCCGATGGCATGTATCGCCTGTTGGCCGATTGGATGACGGGCACGAATGTCGTGCTGCCGGGGATGGATGTGGTGCCGGGGCCGTTGGAAATCGGCGGGCGGGCGCTGGAGGCCATTGCGCTGTCGGGCCATTCGGGGGGTGATCTGGCGATCATGGATCGGGCCAGCGGAACCTTGATCGCGGGCGATCTGGTGTTTCACAACCGCGCGCCCGCCACGCCCGATGCCGATCTGGCGGCGTGGCGGCGCAGTCTCGATACGCTCGACAGGCGGGAGTTTGCGCAACTGATCCCCGGCCATGGCCCGGTGGACGCCACCCATGGCGCTATTGCCCAGACGCGCGACTGGCTGACCTGGCTGGAGGGCGCGCTGGCCGATGCGGTGGCGCGTGGGCTGGATATGGGCGAGGCGGGCGACATCGCGATCCCCGAGCGTTTTTCGGGCGTGGCGATAGCGCGCTATGAATTGCAGCGCTCGGTTTCCCATTTTTACGCCCGGCTTGAGTCCAGCGAATTGCCCCGCATCGACAATTGA
- a CDS encoding TlyA family RNA methyltransferase — MNSSKNRPDAPLDGAKAPAAKKPAKIRVDQLLVDRGLAESRSRASALVLAGLVFSGETKIAKPGQAIAADAPLETRGRDHPWVSRGGIKLAHAIAHFGLDPAGATAMDIGSSTGGFTDVLLTHGAERVFAVDSGTNQLAWKLRQDPRVTVLEQTSARILTENEIDAPCGWVVCDASFIGLAKVLEVPLRLAAPQCRLVALIKPQFEVGRGEVGKGGVVRDPALHARVCDEVRGWVEGLGFAVQGIVESPITGPEGNVEFLISAWREGAARPEVIG; from the coding sequence ATGAACAGTTCCAAAAACCGCCCGGATGCTCCCCTTGATGGTGCCAAGGCGCCTGCCGCGAAAAAGCCCGCCAAAATCCGTGTCGATCAACTGCTGGTTGATCGCGGCCTTGCCGAGAGCCGCAGCCGGGCCAGCGCGCTGGTTCTGGCGGGTCTTGTGTTCAGCGGCGAGACGAAGATCGCCAAGCCGGGGCAGGCGATTGCCGCCGACGCGCCGCTGGAAACGCGCGGGCGCGATCATCCGTGGGTGTCGCGCGGGGGGATCAAGCTGGCCCATGCGATTGCGCATTTCGGGCTGGACCCGGCGGGCGCGACGGCGATGGACATCGGCAGCTCGACGGGCGGCTTTACCGACGTGCTGCTGACCCATGGGGCCGAGCGGGTGTTTGCGGTCGATTCCGGCACCAACCAGTTGGCGTGGAAATTGCGGCAGGACCCGCGCGTCACCGTGCTGGAGCAGACCTCGGCAAGGATCCTGACCGAGAACGAGATCGATGCGCCCTGCGGCTGGGTGGTGTGCGATGCGTCCTTCATCGGGCTGGCCAAGGTGCTGGAGGTGCCGCTGCGGCTTGCCGCGCCGCAATGCCGTTTGGTGGCGCTGATCAAGCCGCAATTCGAGGTCGGGCGCGGCGAAGTGGGCAAGGGCGGCGTGGTGCGCGATCCCGCCCTGCATGCGCGCGTCTGCGACGAGGTGCGTGGCTGGGTCGAGGGGCTGGGCTTTGCGGTGCAGGGCATTGTCGAAAGCCCGATCACCGGGCCGGAGGGCAATGTCGAATTCCTGATCTCGGCATGGCGCGAGGGCGCGGCGCGGCCGGAGGTCATCGGTTAA
- the tnpC gene encoding IS66 family transposase — MLMEADLPDDVEALRALVLEQARELEALQHFRARAERLQAIIDALQRHRFGRRSEQLDPDQFELALEDIETALAEAEQARDKASRTSPPRPRKTNRGSLPAHLERIEQTVDVEHKACPCCGGGLHQIGEDVSERLDVVPTTFRVLVTRRPRYGCRSCESAVVQAPAPGRIVEGGIPTEALIAQVLVAKYADHLPLYRQAQIYARQGIQLDRSTLADWVGRAAWYLRPLRDHILERLRQSERLFADETTAPVLEPGRGRTKTGQIWAYARDDRPWGRMDPPMVAYVYAPDRKAERPEAHLGGFAGILQVDGYGAYAALAKRRQQLRLAFCWAHVRRKFYELKDKSPVALEVLRRITLLYVIEADIRGLSAEQRRAARQEHSRIHVDDLHQYLDARQRQVSAKSKIGEAINYALTRWDGLSRFLDDGRIDLDSNTVERSIRPLALNRKNALFAGSDEGGDNWAVIATLIENCKLCGINPHTWLTETLAKLANGHHATRIGELMPWGNVG; from the coding sequence ATGCTGATGGAAGCGGACCTGCCTGATGACGTTGAAGCGCTGCGTGCGCTCGTCCTCGAGCAGGCTCGCGAGCTCGAAGCGCTCCAGCATTTCAGGGCCCGGGCAGAACGCCTGCAGGCAATCATCGACGCCCTCCAGCGCCACCGCTTTGGCCGCCGATCCGAACAACTCGATCCTGACCAGTTCGAACTGGCCCTTGAAGACATCGAGACCGCGCTGGCCGAGGCCGAACAGGCCCGCGACAAGGCAAGCCGCACATCGCCGCCACGCCCGCGCAAGACCAATCGCGGATCCTTGCCTGCTCATCTCGAGCGGATCGAGCAAACCGTCGATGTCGAGCATAAGGCCTGCCCCTGCTGTGGCGGCGGGTTGCACCAGATCGGCGAGGATGTCTCCGAGCGCCTCGATGTGGTGCCCACAACCTTCCGTGTGCTGGTCACGCGCAGACCGCGTTACGGCTGCCGCTCGTGCGAGAGCGCCGTTGTGCAGGCCCCGGCACCAGGGCGTATCGTCGAGGGTGGCATCCCCACCGAAGCACTGATCGCGCAGGTGCTGGTGGCAAAATACGCTGATCACTTGCCGCTGTACCGGCAGGCGCAGATCTACGCCCGCCAAGGCATCCAGCTTGATCGCTCGACGCTGGCCGATTGGGTCGGGCGGGCAGCATGGTATTTGCGTCCCCTGCGTGACCATATTCTCGAACGGTTGCGTCAATCCGAGCGCCTGTTTGCGGATGAGACAACCGCACCAGTCCTTGAGCCGGGGCGCGGGCGAACCAAAACCGGCCAGATCTGGGCCTATGCGCGCGATGATCGTCCATGGGGCAGGATGGATCCGCCGATGGTGGCCTATGTCTATGCGCCAGATCGTAAGGCAGAGCGGCCAGAAGCCCATCTGGGCGGTTTTGCGGGCATTCTGCAGGTCGATGGCTATGGGGCTTATGCTGCGCTGGCCAAGCGACGCCAGCAGTTGCGGCTTGCCTTCTGCTGGGCGCATGTGCGCCGCAAATTCTACGAGTTGAAGGACAAGTCGCCGGTTGCCCTCGAAGTGCTGCGCCGCATTACCTTGCTCTATGTCATCGAAGCGGACATTCGCGGCCTGTCTGCCGAGCAGCGCAGGGCAGCACGCCAGGAACACAGCCGCATCCATGTCGATGACCTTCACCAATATCTCGACGCGCGGCAGCGGCAAGTCAGCGCCAAGTCCAAGATCGGCGAGGCTATCAATTATGCGCTCACCCGCTGGGACGGCCTCAGCCGTTTCCTCGACGATGGCCGCATCGACCTCGACAGCAACACCGTCGAACGCAGCATCCGGCCCTTGGCCCTTAATCGCAAAAATGCGCTCTTTGCTGGTTCCGACGAAGGCGGGGACAACTGGGCGGTGATCGCCACCCTCATCGAAAATTGCAAACTGTGCGGCATCAACCCGCACACCTGGTTGACCGAAACCCTCGCCAAGCTAGCCAACGGCCATCACGCCACACGCATCGGTGAGCTCATGCCCTGGGGCAATGTGGGCTGA
- a CDS encoding accessory factor UbiK family protein, protein MQSENPFLADFVKLMNSAAGTFAGATREARDAARERFREAFGGLDFVSREEFDAVKAMAATAREEVEVLKEKLAALEAKIGG, encoded by the coding sequence ATGCAGAGCGAAAACCCCTTCCTTGCCGATTTCGTGAAGCTGATGAACAGCGCCGCCGGAACCTTTGCCGGGGCCACGCGCGAGGCGCGTGATGCCGCCCGCGAGCGTTTCCGCGAGGCGTTTGGCGGTCTCGATTTCGTCAGCCGCGAGGAATTTGATGCGGTTAAGGCGATGGCCGCCACGGCCCGCGAGGAAGTTGAAGTGCTGAAGGAAAAGCTGGCCGCGCTTGAAGCCAAGATCGGCGGCTAA
- the yghU gene encoding glutathione-dependent disulfide-bond oxidoreductase gives MSDTYTPPKVWTWDKANGGQFASINRPVSGATHDKVLPVGEHGLQLYSLATPNGQKVTILLEELLAAGHAGAEYDAWFIDIGAGDQFSSGFVEINPNSKIPALLDRTEAKPVRVFESGAILIYLAEKFGAFLPTTGAARAETFSWLNWQMGSAPFIGGGFGHFYFYAPEKYEYPINRYAMETKRLFDVADKRLAQSRFLGSDDYSIADMAAYPWLGNLWRGEAYGEAKTFLGLDEYENVGRWVGEIDAREATQRGRLVNNRKGLLERHSAEDFAALVNATA, from the coding sequence ATGAGCGACACCTATACCCCGCCCAAGGTCTGGACCTGGGACAAAGCCAATGGCGGCCAGTTCGCCAGCATCAACCGCCCCGTTTCGGGCGCCACGCATGACAAGGTGCTGCCGGTTGGCGAGCATGGGTTGCAGCTTTACTCGCTGGCCACGCCCAATGGGCAGAAGGTGACGATCCTGCTGGAGGAACTGTTGGCGGCGGGCCATGCGGGCGCGGAATATGATGCGTGGTTCATCGACATCGGCGCGGGCGATCAGTTCAGCTCGGGCTTTGTCGAGATCAACCCCAATTCCAAGATCCCCGCCCTGCTCGACCGTACCGAGGCCAAGCCGGTGCGCGTGTTCGAATCGGGCGCGATCCTGATTTATCTGGCCGAGAAATTTGGCGCTTTCCTGCCCACTACCGGGGCGGCGCGCGCGGAGACCTTCAGCTGGCTCAACTGGCAGATGGGCAGTGCGCCCTTCATCGGCGGCGGCTTTGGCCATTTCTATTTCTATGCGCCGGAAAAGTACGAATATCCCATCAACCGCTATGCGATGGAAACCAAGCGCCTGTTCGATGTGGCCGACAAGCGTCTGGCGCAAAGCCGTTTTCTGGGCAGCGACGACTATTCCATCGCCGACATGGCCGCCTATCCGTGGCTGGGCAACCTGTGGCGCGGCGAAGCCTATGGCGAGGCCAAGACCTTCCTAGGCCTTGACGAATACGAAAACGTCGGCCGTTGGGTGGGTGAAATCGACGCGCGCGAAGCGACGCAACGCGGACGTCTGGTCAACAATCGCAAGGGCTTGCTGGAGCGCCATTCAGCCGAGGATTTCGCCGCCCTTGTAAACGCGACCGCCTGA
- a CDS encoding branched-chain amino acid aminotransferase: MATIAEPVLSFTRLPHPAPVADAVREGILAAPGFGTQFTDHMVVIEWTEGKGWHDATLGPRGPIPLDPAASVLHYAQEIFEGLKAYKHADGSIALFRPDANAQRFNASAARLAMPELPEEVFVEAVRQLVLADQAWIPEQEGASLYLRPFMIATEPFLGVRSAKQYKFIVIASPAGNYFKSGAPAVSIWVSEYTRAAPGGTGAAKCGGNYAASLVPTAEAFARGHDQVLFLDAAEHKWVEELGGMNLFFAFEDGSLLTPPLSGTILPGITRASLIELAREEGLTVREERYSIDQWREDAASGKLLETFACGTAAVVTPVGRVASPDGTSFTIGSGGPGQTTAKLKDRLVAIQRGQSADTHGWVVKLA; the protein is encoded by the coding sequence ATGGCGACCATCGCCGAGCCTGTCCTGTCCTTCACCCGCCTGCCCCACCCTGCCCCCGTGGCCGATGCGGTGCGCGAGGGGATTCTGGCCGCGCCCGGCTTCGGCACCCAGTTTACCGACCATATGGTGGTGATCGAATGGACCGAAGGAAAGGGCTGGCACGATGCCACGCTTGGCCCGCGCGGCCCCATCCCGCTCGATCCGGCGGCCAGCGTGCTGCATTATGCGCAGGAGATCTTTGAGGGTTTGAAGGCGTATAAGCACGCCGACGGCTCCATCGCGCTGTTTCGGCCCGATGCCAATGCCCAGCGTTTCAACGCCAGCGCGGCCCGTCTGGCCATGCCCGAATTGCCCGAAGAGGTCTTTGTCGAGGCGGTGCGCCAACTGGTGCTGGCCGATCAGGCGTGGATCCCGGAGCAGGAAGGCGCTTCGCTTTATCTGCGCCCCTTCATGATCGCCACCGAGCCCTTCCTTGGCGTGCGTTCGGCCAAGCAGTACAAGTTCATCGTGATCGCCAGCCCCGCCGGCAACTATTTCAAGAGCGGCGCGCCCGCCGTGTCGATCTGGGTTTCGGAATATACCCGGGCGGCGCCGGGCGGCACGGGCGCGGCCAAGTGCGGCGGCAACTATGCCGCCTCGCTGGTGCCGACGGCTGAGGCGTTTGCCCGCGGCCACGATCAGGTGCTGTTCCTCGACGCCGCCGAGCACAAGTGGGTGGAGGAACTGGGCGGCATGAACCTGTTCTTTGCCTTTGAGGACGGCAGCCTGCTGACCCCGCCGCTGTCGGGCACGATCCTGCCCGGCATCACGCGGGCGAGCCTGATTGAACTGGCGCGCGAGGAAGGGCTGACTGTGCGCGAGGAGCGCTATTCCATCGATCAGTGGCGCGAGGACGCGGCCAGCGGCAAACTGCTCGAAACCTTCGCCTGCGGCACGGCGGCGGTGGTGACGCCGGTGGGCCGCGTGGCCTCGCCCGACGGCACCAGCTTTACCATCGGCAGCGGCGGCCCGGGCCAGACCACGGCCAAGCTGAAGGACCGTCTTGTGGCGATCCAGCGCGGGCAATCCGCCGACACGCATGGTTGGGTTGTGAAGCTGGCGTAA
- a CDS encoding IS91 family transposase: MRASLEVADIFRSAGPAYRSAHAGHLSLGQLKVMTAIENCRTAALGGHVEACDECGHWRVAYNSCRNRHCPKCQGAAARTWLAAREADLLPVGYFHVVFTLPNEVADIAWQNKAVVYDLLFRAAADTMLTIAADPKHLGARVGITAVLHTWGSALTHHPHVHMIVPGGGIALDGTRWISSRPAFLLPVRVLGALFRRLFLTRLLALFDADKLGFFGTLADLATRKAFLRYLSPIRKKRWVVYAKPPFAGPQAVLAYLSRYTHRVAISNRRLIAFNETSATFRYKDYRPDGHQRQQVTTLATDEFIRRFLIHVLPRGFHRIRHYGLLASSTHNEAMALARRLLGVTAPIEETDTKPDEPPDHRPPCPCCGGHMTIIEDFARWCQPRAPPQPAPPARRNTP; encoded by the coding sequence GTGCGCGCCTCGCTCGAGGTCGCCGATATCTTCCGTAGCGCCGGGCCCGCGTATCGCTCAGCACACGCCGGGCATCTGAGCCTCGGCCAGCTCAAGGTCATGACGGCGATTGAGAATTGCCGCACCGCTGCGCTGGGCGGTCACGTCGAGGCCTGCGATGAATGCGGGCATTGGCGGGTCGCCTACAACTCGTGTCGCAACCGGCACTGCCCCAAGTGCCAAGGCGCTGCCGCGCGCACCTGGCTGGCCGCGCGCGAGGCCGACCTGTTGCCAGTTGGCTACTTCCACGTCGTGTTCACCCTGCCTAACGAGGTCGCAGACATCGCGTGGCAGAACAAGGCGGTGGTCTATGACCTGCTGTTCCGCGCCGCCGCGGACACGATGCTGACCATCGCCGCCGATCCCAAGCACCTCGGCGCGCGGGTCGGGATCACCGCTGTTTTGCACACGTGGGGATCGGCGCTGACCCACCACCCGCATGTGCACATGATCGTACCTGGCGGTGGCATCGCGCTCGACGGCACGCGATGGATATCATCGCGCCCCGCGTTCCTGCTGCCGGTGCGTGTGCTGGGCGCCTTGTTCCGCCGGCTGTTCCTCACCCGCCTGCTGGCGCTGTTCGACGCCGACAAGCTGGGCTTCTTCGGCACCCTGGCAGACCTCGCGACACGCAAGGCCTTCCTGCGATATCTGTCGCCAATCCGGAAGAAGCGCTGGGTGGTCTATGCCAAGCCGCCCTTTGCCGGACCGCAGGCGGTGCTGGCCTATCTCTCGCGCTACACGCACCGCGTTGCCATCTCGAACCGGCGCCTCATTGCCTTCAACGAGACCAGCGCGACGTTCCGGTACAAGGATTATCGCCCCGACGGGCACCAGCGCCAGCAGGTCACGACGCTGGCCACCGACGAGTTCATCCGCCGCTTCCTGATCCACGTCCTACCGCGCGGCTTCCACCGCATCCGGCATTACGGCCTGCTTGCCAGTTCAACGCACAACGAGGCCATGGCGCTCGCCCGCAGGCTGCTTGGCGTCACCGCGCCGATTGAGGAGACCGACACCAAACCCGACGAACCGCCCGATCATCGCCCGCCATGCCCATGTTGCGGCGGGCACATGACCATCATCGAAGACTTCGCCCGCTGGTGCCAGCCACGCGCACCGCCGCAGCCAGCACCGCCCGCCCGGAGAAACACGCCATGA
- the tnpB gene encoding IS66 family insertion sequence element accessory protein TnpB (TnpB, as the term is used for proteins encoded by IS66 family insertion elements, is considered an accessory protein, since TnpC, encoded by a neighboring gene, is a DDE family transposase.): MVATRPVDFRKGPDSLAALVGADYGGDPYSGVIYVFRAKRVDRIKLVWWDGTGLCLMAKRLESGGFKWPGIQDGVMRLTSAQLGALLEGLDWRRVHGGRKPIAPQIAG; this comes from the coding sequence ATGGTAGCCACGCGCCCGGTGGACTTCCGCAAGGGACCAGATTCCTTGGCTGCGCTGGTGGGTGCCGATTACGGCGGCGATCCCTATTCCGGCGTGATTTATGTATTCCGGGCCAAGCGGGTGGACCGAATTAAACTGGTGTGGTGGGACGGCACTGGCCTTTGCCTGATGGCCAAAAGGCTGGAGAGCGGTGGCTTCAAATGGCCGGGCATTCAGGATGGTGTCATGCGCCTGACATCGGCACAATTGGGCGCCTTGTTGGAGGGGCTCGACTGGCGCCGCGTGCATGGCGGGCGCAAGCCCATTGCCCCGCAAATTGCCGGTTGA